Proteins co-encoded in one Medicago truncatula cultivar Jemalong A17 chromosome 8, MtrunA17r5.0-ANR, whole genome shotgun sequence genomic window:
- the LOC112417313 gene encoding uncharacterized protein has translation MENLSNDVLLYIIVILASTSVQDLFNIMFVCKYLKSVAEDTFVYKNVSLNKVSLVPWETSERKERFLNRVCLSLNTKYHFRIGCQEIFCPIPNILAATKHLTIATSQGHCAATYALALLMVFKEDGSTFDEGTHLLTELWNKQCLLECRKLVHDIESRGWITTPRSWPTNFKFNLICKSNGTCKEVTLRKGVWVVFSEDDFCTEDICISCRLDIEIRSFKAKCGFH, from the coding sequence atggaaaatttatCAAACGACGTCCTACTCTATATAATAGTGATATTGGCATCCACAAGTGTGCAAGACCTATTcaatattatgtttgtttgcaAATATTTGAAATCGGTTGCGGAGGATACCTTCGTGTACAAGAATGTTTCTTTGAACAAAGTTTCACTAGTCCCTTGGGAAACCAGTGAAAGGAAAGAGCGTTTTCTAAATAGGGTATGCCTTAGTCTCAACACCAAGTACCATTTTCGCATTGGTTGTCAAGAAATATTTTGCCCTATACCAAATATTTTAGCTGCAACCAAACATTTGACAATTGCAACATCACAAGGACATTGTGCAGCAACCTATGCATTGGCATTGCTAATGGTGTTCAAAGAGGATGGAAGCACCTTCGATGAAGGCACTCATTTGTTGACCGAGTTATGGAACAAACAATGTCTTTTAGAATGCAGGAAGCTAGTCCATGACATAGAGAGTAGAGGATGGATAACAACTCCAAGGTCATGGCCAACAAACTTTAAGTTCAATTTGATTTGCAAATCAAATGGTACTTGCAAAGAAGTCACATTGCGTAAAGGTGTCTGGGTCGTATTTTCTGAAGATGACTTTTGTACTGAAGACATTTGCATTAGTTGCCGTCTTGACATTGAAATCCGGTCGTTCAAAGCAAAATGTGGTTTTCATTGA
- the LOC25500908 gene encoding FT-interacting protein 3 translates to MSNLKLGVEVVGAHDLMPKDGEGSASAFVELHFDDQKFRTTTKEKDLNPVWNEKFYFTIADPSKLPSLALDACVYHYNSKNNNPKIFLGKVRLTETSFVPLSDAVVLHYPLEKKITFSRVKGELGLKVFVTEDPSVRSTNVFPDQKPSMDSDQHSNKDQPPVSLTDSFLNMFSRKKNVPKHSFHSIPGSNQEEHKSSPPVAAKMDVDHVKHGMKSGPPQKIMHAYADSLSPFDYALKETSPSLGGGQVIGGRVIRGNKPSSTYDLVEPMRYLFVRVTRARDLPSKTGSLNPYVQVKAGNFKGTTKHLEKNQEPEWNEVFAFSRDNLQSTTLEVEVKDKGTILDETVGTVRFVLHDVPTRVPPDSPLAPEWYQIEKSGKKKKGELMLAVWFGTQADEAFPDAWHSDTLFPGGNSSVSHHQMRSKVYHSPRLWYVRVRVIEAQDLILSEKSQMSDAYVKVQTGNQILKTKPVQSRTKNMRWDQELMFVAAEPFDEPLILSIENRIGPNKDETIGAVVIPLTKVEKRADDRIIRTRWYNLEQSMSSAMDGEQGKMNDVFSSRIHLSVCLDGGYHVFDESTYHSSDLRPTSRQLWKKPIGVLELGILNVDGLHPMKARDGRGTSDAYCVAKYGRKWVRTRTLSNTLDPKYNEQYTWEVFDPATVLTVGVFDNGQVNGPDNKDLLIGKVRVRISTLETGRVYTNSYPLLMLHPSGVKKMGELHLAIRFSCYSMVDLMQLYFKPHLPKMHYKRPLNVMEQEMLRQQAVNVVASRLSRAEPPLRKEVVEYMSDTHSHLWSMRRSKANFYRLMTVFSGFLSVGRWLGEVSTWNHPMTTVLVHILFVMLVCFPELIMPTMFLYVFVIGMWNWRFRPRCPPHMNTRLSYTDGVTPDELDEEFDTFPSTKNPDVVRWRYDRLRSVAGRVQSVVGDLATQGERVQALVSWRDPRASSMFMAFCFVSAIVLYITPFQMPILMGGFYFMRHPMFRSKVPAAPVNFYRRLPALTDSML, encoded by the coding sequence ATGAGCAATCTCAAGCTAGGTGTGGAAGTGGTTGGTGCTCATGACCTTATGCCAAAAGATGGGGAAGGCTCGGCAAGTGCTTTTGTGGAACTTCATTTTGATGATCAGAAGTTTCGGACAACTACGAAAGAAAAAGATCTGAATCCTGTTTGGAACGAGAAATTTTACTTCACCATTGCTGATCCAAGCAAATTACCAAGCCTCGCGCTTGATGCCTGTGTCTACCACTACAATAGCAAAAACAATAATCCCAAAATCTTTCTTGGTAAGGTCCGTCTCACGGAAACCTCATTTGTGCCACTTTCTGATGCTGTTGTATTGCACTACCCTCTGGAAAAGAAAATCACCTTTTCTCGCGTAAAAGGAGAGCTTGGTTTGAAGGTATTTGTTACCGAAGATCCTTCTGTAAGATCCACCAATGTTTTCCCTGATCAAAAACCCTCTATGGATTCAGATCAGCACTCAAACAAAGATCAACCACCGGTATCTTTGACAGATTCATTCCTGAACATGTTTTCTCGTAAGAAAAATGTGCCGAAGCActcatttcatagcattcctgGTTCTAATCAAGAAGAACATAAATCTTCTCCTCCAGTAGCTGCAAAGATGGATGTGGACCATGTGAAGCATGGGATGAAATCTGGACCTCCTCAGAAAATCATGCATGCATATGCAGATTCGTTGTCTCCATTTGATTATGCGCTCAAAGAGACAAGCCCTTCTCTTGGAGGGGGACAAGTAATTGGCGGGCGAGTTATTCGTGGGAACAAGCCATCCAGCACCTATGACCTTGTTGAACCGATGCGTTACCTTTTTGTACGAGTCACAAGAGCTCGCGACCTTCCTTCAAAGACCGGGAGCCTTAATCCATATGTTCAGGTAAAAGCTGGAAATTTCAAAGGAACTACAAAGCATTTAGAGAAAAATCAGGAACCTGAATGGAATGAGGTGTTTGCCTTTTCAAGAGACAATCTGCAGTCAACTACGCTTGAAGTTGAGGTCAAAGACAAAGGTACAATACTAGATGAAACTGTTGGTACTGTGAGGTTTGTTCTCCATGATGTTCCTACACGTGTTCCACCAGATAGTCCGTTGGCTCCGGAATGGTATCAGATTGAAAAGAgcgggaaaaagaaaaaaggggaGTTGATGCTTGCTGTATGGTTTGGTACGCAAGCCGATGAAGCCTTTCCTGATGCTTGGCATTCTGATACACTCTTTCCTGGAGGAAACTCTTCAGTTTCTCATCATCAGATGCGATCAAAAGTTTACCATTCACCAAGATTATGGTATGTACGGGTTAGAGTGATCGAGGCACAAGACTTAATTCTGTCGGAGAAATCTCAAATGTCAGATGCTTATGTTAAGGTGCAGACTGGTAACCAGATTTTGAAGACAAAACCCGTTCAatcaaggaccaaaaacatgcGTTGGGATCAGGAGCTGATGTTTGTTGCTGCTGAACCCTTCGATGAACCTTTGATTCTTTCCATAGAAAACCGTATTGGTCCAAATAAGGATGAGACAATTGGGGCGGTTGTTATTCCTTTGACCAAAGTAGAAAAGCGTGCTGATGATAGAATTATCCGTACTAGGTGGTATAACCTTGAACAATCCATGTCCTCTGCAATGGATGGGGAACAAGGGAAGATGAATGATGTGTTTTCTAGTAGAATTCACCTTAGTGTCTGTCTTGATGGTGGGTACCATGTTTTCGACGAGTCAACTTATCATAGTAGTGATCTCAGACCGACATCAAGGCAGCTGTGGAAGAAGCCGATTGGCGTCTTAGAACTTGGCATTCTAAATGTTGATGGACTTCATCCTATGAAAGCCAGGGATGGAAGAGGAACATCAGATGCATACTGTGTGGCAAAATATGGGCGAAAATGGGTCCGTACTCGAACTCTTAGTAATACTCTAGACCCAAAATACAATGAGCAATACACATGGGAAGTTTTTGATCCAGCTACAGTTCTCACTGTCGGGGTGTTTGATAATGGTCAGGTTAATGGTCCAGATAACAAAGATTTGCTAATCGGTAAAGTTCGGGTCCGAATCTCAACCCTTGAAACCGGACGTGTTTACACAAACTCTTATCCTTTACTGATGCTTCATCCTTCAGGTGTCAAAAAAATGGGTGAACTTCACTTGGCCATTAGATTTTCTTGTTACTCAATGGTTGACTTGATGCAATTGTATTTTAAGCCTCATTTACCGAAAATGCACTACAAAAGGCCACTCAATGTTATGGAACAAGAAATGTTGCGGCAGCAGGCTGTAAATGTTGTTGCTTCTCGCCTTAGTAGGGCGGAACCCCCGCTTAGAAAGGAGGTAGTTGAGTACATGTCTGACACACATTCGCATCTTTGGAGCATGAGACGCAGCAAGGCAAACTTCTACCGTCTGATGACAGTTTTTTCGGGATTTCTTTCAGTAGGGCGATGGTTAGGGGAAGTTTCCACCTGGAATCATCCTATGACAACTGTACTTGTGCACATACTTTTTGTGATGCTTGTGTGTTTCCCTGAACTTATTATGCCAACTATGTTTCTATACGTGTTTGTTATCGGGATGTGGAACTGGAGGTTCCGCCCGAGATGCCCTCCTCACATGAACACCAGACTCTCTTACACAGATGGAGTGACCCCCGATGAGCTTGATGAGGAATTCGACACATTTCCTTCCACAAAGAACCCTGATGTTGTGCGATGGAGGTATGACCGGTTAAGAAGTGTGGCTGGAAGGGTTCAAAGTGTCGttggagatttagctactcaagGAGAGAGAGTCCAAGCACTTGTGAGCTGGCGCGATCCACGTGCTAGTAGCATGTTCATGGCATTTTGCTTTGTGTCTGCTATTGTGTTGTATATTACCCCTTTCCAGATGCCTATTCTTATGGGTGGTTTTTACTTTATGAGACACCCTATGTTCCGGAGTAAGGTACCAGCAGCACCAGTTAACTTCTACCGCAGATTACCTGCCCTCACAGATAGCATGCTGTAA